The genomic window TCGATCCCCTGAAGACGGTCGGCACCTATGTCGAGGCCCGCGACTGGAACGACCTGATTTCCGATCCCGACACGATCGTGATCGACACCCGCAATGACTACGAGACCGCGATCGGCACGTTTCGCGGCGCCGTTGACCCGAAGACCAGGACCTTCCGTGAATTTCCCCGCTGGGTCGCCGAAAACCAGGGTCTGCACAACAAGCCGAAGATCGCGATGTACTGCACCGGCGGCATCCGCTGCGAAAAGGCGTCGGCCTTCATGAAGGAGCAGGGCTTCGATGAGGTCTACCACCTCAAGGGCGGCATCCTGAAATATCTCGAGGACGTGCCGGAAGACCAGAGCCTGTGGGATGGCGCCTGCTTCGTGTTCGACGAGCGCGTTTCCGTCACCCATGGCCTGAGGGAAGGCGAGCACCAGCTCTGCCACGCCTGCCGCCATCCGGTGACGCCCGAGGACAGGCTTGCCGCCTCCTACGAGGAAGGCGTTTCCTGCCCGCATTGCGCCGACAGCTATTCGGACGCCGACCGCGTCCGTTTCCGCGAACGCCAGCACCAGATCGCGCTGGCGAAAGCCCGCGGCGAGCGCCATCTCGGCGCATAGCGCGCGTCCAGGAAAAGCGGAGACCGGTTTTCCGTGCGGACGGGTCTGGGAACACATGCGCCGGGTTCTGTTCTGCACTCGACTTTACCCGCCCTTAATCATGATCAGGTAGGTAAAGCGTCAACAATCAAGCAAGACGGTCGGCATCATGCGTTTTCTGGCAAAATCACTGGTCATTTCGGCAGCGGCGCTGCTTTCGGCCTGTTCGACATTCTCGTTCCTGCCGGGGGCGTCCGATCCGATCCCCACGCCGATCGCCGCCAATCCGGCATCGCTCCGGATCGCGGTTCTGGCGCCGGAGGAATTCCGGTTGCCGAAAGGCGAGATCGAGCTGACTGTCTATCAGCGCGGCGCTGGCGGCGATATCAGCCAGGATTACATGCTGGTGAATGCCGAGCCGGAAAGCGCCGCCGCCGCCGTTGCCGAATTCCGCAAGCCGGGACAGGTGTTGACGCTGCTCAGGCTTTCGCCCGCCGATGCGCTGCGCCTGCGCGACCAGCAGGAACAGATGGCGGTCGCCCGCAATGCCGCCGGCTCCAAGCCGGGCTTCGAGGTCGATCTCGATTCCACCTGCTGGAACGGTCCGCTGGTGGCGCCTGTCGTGCCGCTCGATGTGCTGATCAGGGCGGATTCCGACGAGGAATTCCATCCGCTGCTGTCTGATATCGACATTTTCGAACTGATGAACCGGCCGGAAGACTCGCGCCTGAAAAGATGCAGCTGAGGCGTCGGATTTCTGCTAGAGCATTTCCGGTGACAACGGGATCACCGGAAATGCTCTATCCATTTTTGACGCATTTTCGCGGACGTCAGGTGATTCCACCTGACTGCGAAATGCTCTGAAAGTCTCAGTCGCGGCGGTCGCGGGCCAGCGCGTCGATGGCGCGTTCCATGCCGGGGCGGATCGCCACCATCAGCGTGGCATAGCCTTCCTCGACCGGCCAGAAGCGTTCGGCGAGATACGGTCCGACGCCGGGAGCGGCGCGGGTAACCGCGATATTGGCGTCGCGGGTGTTCCATTCCGTCAGACGCATGATCAACTGCTCGTCGACCGCTTCCTTTTCCATGTCTGGCCGCACGAACACCTGCCAGATCCAGGCCTCGCCGCCGGTAACGGGCTGGATCGCTGCCGCAATCATCTCGCCGTCGAGATAGAGCGCATGGATCCTGAGCTGGTCGTTGCGGGTAAGCTTCCTCGCCGTTGGCAGCAGCGCTGAAAACCG from Martelella sp. NC20 includes these protein-coding regions:
- the trhO gene encoding oxygen-dependent tRNA uridine(34) hydroxylase TrhO — translated: MSYLVAALYHFARFSDFTAFRAPLQAVADDNGVKGTLLLAHEGINGTIAGSDEGIANVLAFIRARPELAGMEHKESHATKMPFNRMKVRLKKEIVTMGVDDIDPLKTVGTYVEARDWNDLISDPDTIVIDTRNDYETAIGTFRGAVDPKTRTFREFPRWVAENQGLHNKPKIAMYCTGGIRCEKASAFMKEQGFDEVYHLKGGILKYLEDVPEDQSLWDGACFVFDERVSVTHGLREGEHQLCHACRHPVTPEDRLAASYEEGVSCPHCADSYSDADRVRFRERQHQIALAKARGERHLGA